A DNA window from Aminipila luticellarii contains the following coding sequences:
- a CDS encoding phosphohexomutase domain-containing protein: MSRDYKKLQNGSDIRGVAMPGVEGEEPNLGQAEAEHLASAFLKWLSEKTGEEPEQIKVAVGYDPRLSGKKLMQGILKGLVPYGVTVLNCGLASTPAMFMATVFPEFNCHGAIMITASHLPFNRNGFKYFDKEGGLNKKDITKIISYAESDEELSRLGERNRGVLARTGSGESDHEAVRTNLMDVYCEFLKDKIKAGVKHPQCYEMPLKGLKIVVDAGNGGGGFYAERVLRPLGADISASQFLEPDGTFPNHAPNPEDKAAMESVCKRVLENQADLGLIFDTDVDRSSAVDHKGHEISRNGIVALASALVAEEHPGTTVVTDSITSDQLTVFLEKNLGLKHRRFKRGYKNVINEAVRLNSEGTECQLAIETSGHAALKENYFLDDGAYLAAKIVIKTAKLAAGGRTLSSLISELKEPAEAVEVRMPITCEDFAAYGDRIIDDFRLWTSMKPCARRNEEGYIVPVEEEGCCLCHCGMSIVEPNYEGVRVNFDEEHGDGWCLLRKSLHDPIMPLNIESNREGGCRQIAEKLRPFLEAYKDLDIHKL; the protein is encoded by the coding sequence ATGAGTCGTGATTACAAAAAGTTACAGAACGGAAGTGACATCAGAGGGGTTGCAATGCCTGGAGTAGAAGGAGAAGAGCCCAATTTGGGGCAGGCAGAAGCGGAGCATTTGGCATCGGCTTTTTTAAAGTGGCTTTCTGAAAAGACCGGGGAAGAACCCGAACAGATAAAAGTTGCAGTAGGATATGATCCCAGACTCTCCGGAAAGAAATTGATGCAGGGAATTTTAAAGGGACTTGTTCCATATGGTGTGACGGTTTTAAACTGCGGATTAGCATCGACTCCGGCTATGTTCATGGCAACTGTTTTCCCTGAATTCAACTGTCATGGAGCGATTATGATAACGGCCAGTCATCTGCCCTTTAACAGAAATGGGTTCAAGTATTTTGATAAAGAGGGCGGCTTGAATAAAAAGGATATAACCAAGATCATTTCCTATGCGGAGTCCGATGAGGAGCTGAGCAGGTTGGGAGAGAGAAACCGTGGAGTTCTTGCTCGAACCGGCTCAGGTGAATCAGATCATGAGGCGGTCCGTACGAATTTAATGGACGTGTACTGCGAATTTTTAAAGGATAAAATAAAGGCTGGTGTGAAACATCCGCAGTGTTATGAGATGCCGCTCAAAGGCTTGAAAATCGTGGTGGATGCAGGTAATGGCGGCGGCGGGTTTTATGCGGAAAGGGTTTTGAGACCGTTGGGTGCGGACATTTCTGCCAGTCAGTTTCTGGAGCCGGACGGAACCTTCCCCAATCACGCACCGAATCCAGAGGACAAGGCTGCTATGGAGTCTGTCTGTAAGAGGGTCTTGGAAAATCAGGCAGATTTAGGGCTGATATTTGATACGGACGTAGACCGGTCTTCCGCCGTGGATCACAAAGGGCATGAAATCAGCAGAAATGGAATCGTAGCGTTGGCATCCGCCTTGGTTGCCGAAGAACACCCGGGAACAACGGTGGTCACCGACAGCATTACCAGTGATCAGTTGACGGTCTTTCTTGAGAAGAATCTTGGATTGAAGCATAGGCGCTTTAAAAGAGGCTATAAAAATGTGATCAATGAAGCAGTTCGGTTAAATTCGGAGGGAACAGAATGTCAGCTTGCGATTGAAACCTCCGGTCATGCGGCATTAAAAGAAAATTATTTTTTGGATGACGGAGCTTATCTGGCTGCTAAAATCGTTATTAAGACAGCAAAGCTAGCTGCTGGGGGTAGAACCTTAAGCAGCCTGATTTCAGAGCTGAAAGAGCCAGCTGAGGCCGTAGAAGTGCGGATGCCTATCACCTGTGAGGATTTCGCCGCCTATGGCGATAGGATTATTGACGATTTCAGATTGTGGACGTCGATGAAACCTTGTGCAAGACGTAATGAAGAGGGATATATTGTTCCGGTGGAGGAAGAGGGCTGTTGTTTATGCCACTGTGGAATGAGTATTGTGGAACCCAATTATGAAGGGGTTCGCGTAAACTTTGATGAGGAACACGGTGACGGCTGGTGTCTTTTAAGAAAATCTCTGCACGACCCCATTATGCCGCTCAATATCGAATCCAATCGAGAAGGGGGCTGCAGGCAGATCGCAGAAAAGCTGAGGCCGTTCCTAGAGGCTTATAAGGATTTAGATATTCATAAGCTTTAA
- a CDS encoding copper amine oxidase N-terminal domain-containing protein yields MKKKSIMKILSGVLCLTMLMSVTAFAEAGNQKAADQKVNQVISVSEDEKQQEHQYITEEGTISSVEDQGDYYRVQIENDKIGMIFYMDQKAFVVDQKSGKRLEAKDLKKDMRITAILPANAVMTMSIPPQTSQAVGFIIREDSSAMDVSVYDDALVNQDNTLKLNLSEDTQIVDAKGSDKAFTAADIKNKACVVLYTISTRSIPAQTAPEMVIILDDQAEAQVPPVKEDPKYVPLRSAAEAKGYKVEWTSNQKPVVLTKNDMKIELTIGEAEFTFTHLTKDIKELDRLDKMDLSPALKDGYTVVSSSFIDALE; encoded by the coding sequence ATGAAGAAGAAATCTATTATGAAAATACTATCGGGGGTACTTTGCTTGACTATGCTCATGTCTGTTACGGCTTTTGCAGAAGCCGGAAACCAAAAGGCAGCCGACCAGAAGGTAAACCAGGTCATTTCCGTTTCAGAGGACGAAAAACAGCAGGAGCATCAATATATAACAGAAGAAGGAACCATTTCCAGCGTAGAAGATCAGGGGGATTATTACAGGGTTCAGATAGAAAACGATAAAATAGGCATGATCTTTTATATGGATCAGAAGGCTTTCGTTGTAGATCAGAAATCCGGAAAACGGCTTGAAGCCAAGGATCTGAAAAAAGATATGAGGATTACGGCCATCCTTCCTGCAAATGCGGTGATGACCATGAGCATTCCGCCTCAGACCTCACAGGCAGTGGGCTTTATTATCCGGGAGGACAGCAGTGCCATGGATGTATCTGTATACGATGATGCCCTTGTAAATCAGGATAATACGTTAAAGCTGAATTTGTCAGAGGATACTCAAATCGTCGATGCAAAGGGAAGTGACAAGGCCTTTACGGCTGCGGACATAAAAAATAAAGCCTGTGTGGTTCTTTATACCATATCCACGAGAAGTATTCCAGCTCAGACCGCTCCTGAAATGGTGATTATTTTGGATGATCAGGCGGAAGCCCAGGTTCCTCCGGTAAAGGAAGATCCAAAATATGTACCGCTCAGAAGTGCGGCGGAAGCGAAGGGATACAAAGTAGAGTGGACCTCCAACCAGAAGCCTGTCGTGCTGACTAAAAATGATATGAAGATCGAATTGACGATTGGAGAGGCTGAATTTACCTTCACCCATTTGACGAAAGATATAAAGGAACTGGACCGACTGGACAAAATGGATTTGTCTCCTGCCCTCAAGGATGGGTATACAGTAGTTTCCAGCAGCTTTATAGACGCTTTGGAATAA
- the htpG gene encoding molecular chaperone HtpG, translating into MAKKQFKAESKRLLDLMINSIYTHKEIFLREIISNASDAIDKLYYLTLSENTGISREDFYIRLTADSEARTLTITDNGIGMSKEELENNLGTIAQSGSLQFKQENADKMENKEDIDIIGQFGVGFYSAFMVASKIEVLSKRYGQDQAYMWESTGADGYSVTECDKEDVGTQIILYIKEDTEDEKYGEYLHEHRIKELIKKYSDYIRYPIKMNVEKHKMKEATEEQKADKDYTPEYETYREDETLNSMVPIWKKSKGAITAEEYNQFYKEKFFDFEDPARVIHTNVEGVSTYNALLYVPARTPYNYYTKEYEKGLQLYSSGVLIMDKCADLLPDYFSFVKGLVDSQDLSLNISREMLQHDRQLKAIAVRLEKKIKSELLDMLNTDREKYEKFFENFGMQLKFGAYNEFGMHKDAVKELLMFYSSSEKKLVTFSEYVSRMKEDQKYIYYACGESREQLDKQPQTEMLKDKGYEILYCTDEIDEFAIKIISAVDEKQFKSVSSDDLGIEETAEEKEAMEKQAEENKDLFAAMKEALEGKVSEVRVSQRLKSHPVCLTSNGEISIEMEKVLNSIPANNDKVSAEKVLEINANHKVFEALKSAFENDKDKVKEYAKLLYNQALLIEGMPVEDPIEFSNAICSLM; encoded by the coding sequence ATGGCAAAGAAGCAATTCAAAGCGGAGTCCAAAAGATTGCTGGACTTAATGATTAACTCTATTTACACCCATAAAGAGATTTTCCTGAGAGAAATTATTTCAAATGCAAGTGATGCCATCGACAAGCTGTATTATTTGACCTTGTCTGAAAACACCGGCATTTCCAGAGAGGATTTTTACATCAGGCTGACTGCGGACAGTGAAGCTAGGACTTTGACGATAACGGATAATGGTATCGGTATGTCCAAGGAAGAGCTTGAAAATAACCTAGGCACCATTGCTCAGAGCGGGTCTCTTCAATTCAAGCAGGAAAATGCAGATAAAATGGAAAACAAGGAAGACATTGATATTATCGGACAGTTCGGTGTCGGCTTCTATTCTGCATTTATGGTAGCTTCCAAAATAGAGGTCCTAAGTAAACGATACGGGCAGGATCAGGCATATATGTGGGAATCTACGGGAGCAGACGGCTACAGCGTTACAGAGTGCGATAAAGAGGATGTAGGGACTCAGATTATTTTGTACATTAAAGAAGATACGGAAGATGAAAAGTACGGAGAATATCTCCACGAACACAGAATTAAAGAGCTGATTAAAAAATATTCAGACTACATTCGTTACCCAATTAAAATGAATGTGGAAAAGCATAAAATGAAAGAGGCAACAGAAGAACAGAAAGCAGATAAGGACTATACACCTGAATACGAGACATATAGAGAAGATGAAACACTGAACAGTATGGTTCCGATCTGGAAAAAGAGCAAGGGAGCTATTACGGCGGAAGAATACAATCAGTTCTACAAGGAAAAATTCTTCGATTTTGAAGATCCGGCCAGAGTCATTCATACCAATGTAGAGGGGGTATCCACCTATAATGCCCTGTTATATGTTCCGGCCAGAACGCCGTATAACTACTATACGAAAGAGTATGAAAAAGGTCTGCAGCTTTATTCCAGCGGTGTTTTGATCATGGACAAGTGCGCAGATCTTCTGCCGGATTATTTCAGCTTTGTAAAAGGTCTGGTGGACTCTCAGGACTTATCCCTGAATATCTCCAGAGAAATGCTGCAGCATGACAGACAGCTTAAAGCAATCGCTGTGAGACTGGAAAAGAAGATTAAATCTGAGCTGCTTGACATGTTGAATACAGACAGAGAAAAATACGAGAAGTTCTTTGAAAACTTCGGCATGCAGCTCAAATTTGGTGCGTACAATGAATTTGGCATGCATAAGGATGCCGTAAAAGAATTGTTGATGTTCTACTCTTCTTCCGAAAAGAAATTGGTTACATTCTCTGAATATGTTTCAAGAATGAAGGAAGATCAGAAATATATTTATTATGCCTGCGGCGAGAGCAGGGAGCAGCTGGATAAACAGCCGCAGACTGAAATGCTTAAGGATAAGGGGTATGAAATTCTTTACTGTACGGATGAAATCGATGAGTTTGCCATCAAGATCATCAGTGCTGTTGATGAAAAACAGTTTAAATCCGTTTCAAGTGATGACTTAGGAATAGAAGAGACAGCAGAAGAAAAAGAGGCCATGGAAAAACAGGCTGAAGAAAATAAAGATCTCTTTGCGGCCATGAAAGAAGCGTTGGAAGGAAAGGTTTCAGAAGTAAGAGTTTCTCAGCGGTTGAAGAGCCATCCGGTCTGCTTGACCAGTAATGGCGAAATCTCCATCGAAATGGAAAAGGTTCTGAACTCTATTCCTGCAAACAATGATAAGGTTTCAGCGGAAAAGGTCCTGGAAATCAATGCGAACCATAAGGTATTTGAAGCTCTTAAATCCGCATTTGAAAACGATAAGGATAAAGTAAAGGAATATGCAAAGCTTTTATATAATCAGGCACTGTTGATTGAAGGAATGCCTGTGGAAGATCCGATTGAATTTTCTAATGCCATATGCAGCTTAATGTAA
- a CDS encoding Na+/H+ antiporter NhaC family protein yields MPMMDALLSASCDADNNYIVIICLLFGCFVQLLRQSKGAVAIGDLARKYIKSEKQVLLMTWLCGVIIFIDDYLSILVTANCVLTLSDEYKTPREMLCYIINTTSAPVCLIIPISAWVVFFSGIFEQQPEAAVVGGSAMSIYYHIMPYFFYPFICVIFVLLVILGIVPKMGGIKKAYQRVAETGQLWPPSSNMQNQSDELGEVMGAITDNAKEEKEITPHLWAFIVPMAVVIIVTVWLGDILYGVSCGIFSCFLLFVPTRMMSLGKFCDACYKGLEDMLFIAVVLVTSLFYRESINLIGLPDYLIDVAGPYMSAAWLPAIAFILIGIVCFATGNIWSIPAVCTPIILPLAASSGASIPLTLGAIISAACFGAQACFYSDVTLLSASACRINNVDYAVAQLPYIGIVTGISFVGYIIFGFAMS; encoded by the coding sequence ATGCCCATGATGGATGCATTACTTTCCGCATCATGTGATGCAGACAATAACTATATCGTTATTATTTGTCTGCTGTTCGGATGCTTCGTACAGCTGCTCAGACAGTCAAAGGGAGCTGTGGCAATAGGAGACTTAGCCAGAAAGTATATCAAGTCAGAGAAACAAGTGTTGTTAATGACTTGGTTATGCGGAGTTATAATTTTTATCGACGACTACCTCAGCATCCTGGTTACGGCAAACTGTGTACTTACCCTTTCAGATGAATACAAGACCCCAAGAGAAATGCTTTGCTACATCATCAATACCACGTCGGCTCCGGTTTGTCTGATCATACCAATTTCCGCATGGGTGGTGTTCTTCTCCGGAATCTTTGAACAACAGCCGGAAGCGGCAGTAGTCGGCGGCAGTGCAATGAGCATTTACTACCATATTATGCCATACTTTTTTTATCCGTTTATCTGTGTAATTTTCGTACTTCTGGTCATTTTGGGAATCGTTCCTAAGATGGGCGGTATTAAGAAGGCCTATCAGAGGGTCGCAGAAACCGGACAGCTTTGGCCGCCATCAAGCAACATGCAGAACCAAAGTGATGAGCTGGGTGAGGTAATGGGCGCTATCACGGATAATGCCAAGGAAGAAAAAGAAATAACACCACATCTGTGGGCATTCATCGTACCAATGGCAGTAGTTATAATTGTAACCGTATGGCTGGGGGATATCCTTTATGGTGTAAGCTGTGGTATCTTCTCTTGCTTTCTTCTGTTCGTTCCGACCAGGATGATGAGTCTCGGAAAATTCTGTGACGCTTGCTACAAGGGGCTTGAAGATATGCTTTTCATAGCAGTTGTACTTGTTACATCATTATTTTATAGAGAATCCATCAACCTTATCGGATTACCTGACTACCTGATCGACGTTGCAGGTCCGTATATGAGCGCAGCGTGGCTTCCGGCAATCGCATTCATACTCATAGGCATTGTATGTTTCGCAACAGGCAATATCTGGAGCATCCCTGCCGTATGTACTCCAATCATTCTGCCGCTGGCGGCTTCAAGCGGCGCAAGTATACCCCTTACACTGGGAGCGATTATTTCAGCTGCATGCTTTGGTGCGCAGGCTTGCTTCTATTCAGATGTAACGCTGCTATCAGCTTCAGCCTGCCGGATTAATAATGTAGATTATGCAGTTGCACAGCTTCCGTATATAGGAATTGTTACAGGCATATCCTTTGTTGGATATATAATATTTGGTTTTGCCATGTCCTAA
- a CDS encoding glycyl-radical enzyme activating protein, translating to MSNAPESVLVGSLQKFSVEDGPGIRTTVFLKGCPLSCKWCHNPELIDPQQQLIKSPNNCIGCGCCVKICPKGAVTINPEEGVVIDRAKCDVCLQCTDECYAQALRPVAKRMSIDEILRVAEQDKGFYENTGGGITVSGGEILMHADFVCRLIDEAGKRGINMCLDTCGFGDSQALMKMALKENVTDILYDMKSIDDEVHRQYTGVSNQLILDNLRMLAADARTADKLIMRMPLIRGVNDSGDIIKRTGELYREIGVKRVNLLPYHSLGISKKRNVGGTQEDFQQPAEERLTEIGTYFKNEINLKVEILGRV from the coding sequence ATGAGTAATGCACCTGAAAGTGTTCTTGTGGGCAGCCTTCAGAAGTTTTCCGTAGAAGACGGACCCGGTATCCGGACAACGGTATTTTTAAAGGGCTGCCCCCTTAGCTGTAAGTGGTGTCACAATCCTGAATTGATCGACCCGCAGCAGCAGCTTATCAAGTCGCCGAACAACTGCATCGGATGCGGATGCTGCGTCAAGATATGCCCTAAAGGTGCAGTGACAATAAATCCGGAAGAGGGAGTTGTCATTGACAGAGCGAAATGTGACGTGTGCCTCCAGTGTACGGACGAGTGCTATGCACAGGCCTTAAGACCTGTAGCCAAGCGAATGAGCATAGATGAAATACTCCGCGTAGCCGAGCAGGATAAAGGCTTTTATGAAAACACAGGGGGCGGTATTACAGTCAGCGGAGGAGAAATCCTCATGCACGCAGACTTTGTATGCAGGCTCATCGATGAAGCGGGTAAACGAGGAATCAACATGTGTCTGGATACATGTGGTTTTGGGGATTCACAGGCTCTCATGAAAATGGCTCTCAAGGAGAACGTCACAGACATTCTTTATGATATGAAGTCCATTGATGATGAAGTTCACAGACAGTACACGGGAGTCAGCAATCAGCTGATCCTTGACAACCTGAGAATGCTCGCAGCAGATGCAAGAACGGCGGATAAGCTGATCATGAGAATGCCTCTCATCAGAGGAGTGAATGACAGCGGCGATATAATCAAACGCACAGGCGAACTTTACAGAGAAATCGGCGTGAAACGGGTAAATCTGCTCCCCTACCACAGCCTTGGCATCAGCAAGAAAAGAAACGTGGGCGGCACACAGGAGGACTTTCAACAGCCGGCAGAAGAGCGTCTGACAGAAATAGGAACTTATTTTAAAAATGAAATAAATTTAAAGGTGGAAATTTTGGGTAGAGTATGA
- a CDS encoding glycyl radical protein, whose protein sequence is MLTPRVKRMKEKYFETIPTITAERLVLATEAYQKFAGDAVPIFRAKVVRHIMENMTPLIMEDELIVGTATNAYRGANLHPEFQSSSWYISDIDEFSTRSKDPYYISPEDKETILETLKYWEGKSMEDLAQAALPAHIRELEKDDIICVGLENGVSGETVCDHENILAVGIRGYMEECQRNIENTVPQTMEEQAKVDFWKACIIQSEGLITYARRMADEAERMASECTDEKRKKELLTIAENCRVVPENPPQTFQQAIQAVWFVHVYFYIEVCTTACGFGRFDQYMWKFYKKDVIDEKNITREEALEMLECLYLKSCEVYEVRDNWYATAFAGYPMWQILVVGGQTSEGKDATNDLSYLCLEAASELQVKQPVMALRVWEETPEELIKFGCRMIQEGQANPGFFNDGPAIKMCLGKGRGSNLEEARDWTIVGCIQPGPGGGGTDGSPDAGYVNMGKMLEFVLHNGVDPATGKLIGIETGDPRKFKNIEEFKDALKKQIIHHYDMIRIGYNLMQSIHMNRYPVIFASMVTRGCVESGKSVQHGGAKYSTAGLYVTGPANLADSIAAVEKCVFQDKDLTMDELIRACDSNFEGQERLRQLLLNKPEKYGNNLEHVDSIYKEMMDYIANIVQEWNDARGGYYAFGIDSQTMNIPHGAVTGALPDGRLAGEPFCDASSPMMGRDMNGPTATVKSVASMVNEALHEGALYNLRFDPKGVQGEDGLNIIEGVIKTYFEDGGQHIQINVVDNETLKKAQEKPENYKGLMVRVAGYMAYFTELDKSAQDTIIYRTAHLSQN, encoded by the coding sequence ATGTTAACACCGAGAGTGAAGAGAATGAAGGAAAAGTATTTCGAAACTATTCCAACCATTACGGCAGAGAGACTGGTTCTGGCAACGGAAGCCTATCAGAAATTTGCTGGTGATGCAGTTCCTATTTTCAGAGCCAAGGTGGTCAGACACATTATGGAAAACATGACACCACTGATCATGGAGGATGAACTCATCGTAGGAACAGCAACAAATGCATACAGAGGTGCCAATCTGCACCCGGAATTCCAATCCAGTTCATGGTATATCAGCGATATTGATGAATTTTCTACAAGAAGCAAGGATCCATATTATATTTCACCGGAAGATAAGGAGACTATTCTCGAAACACTTAAGTACTGGGAGGGTAAGTCCATGGAGGACCTGGCACAGGCCGCGCTTCCGGCACACATTCGCGAACTTGAGAAAGATGACATCATTTGTGTAGGTCTTGAGAATGGTGTTTCAGGTGAAACTGTGTGCGACCACGAAAACATTCTCGCAGTAGGAATCCGAGGGTATATGGAAGAGTGTCAGCGGAACATTGAGAATACGGTTCCGCAGACCATGGAGGAACAGGCCAAGGTAGATTTCTGGAAAGCATGTATCATTCAGAGCGAAGGACTTATCACTTACGCCCGCAGAATGGCAGATGAAGCCGAAAGAATGGCTTCAGAATGCACAGATGAGAAGAGAAAGAAGGAACTCCTTACTATTGCGGAAAACTGCAGAGTTGTTCCTGAAAACCCGCCGCAGACTTTCCAGCAGGCGATTCAGGCAGTATGGTTCGTACACGTTTATTTTTACATTGAAGTTTGTACGACCGCATGCGGATTCGGCAGGTTTGATCAGTATATGTGGAAGTTCTACAAAAAGGATGTAATCGACGAGAAGAACATCACAAGAGAGGAAGCCTTGGAAATGCTGGAATGCCTCTATCTCAAAAGCTGTGAAGTATATGAAGTAAGAGACAACTGGTATGCTACCGCCTTTGCAGGTTATCCAATGTGGCAAATTCTGGTTGTGGGCGGACAGACTTCGGAGGGCAAGGATGCAACAAACGACTTATCCTATCTTTGCCTGGAAGCGGCAAGCGAGCTTCAAGTAAAACAGCCAGTAATGGCATTAAGAGTCTGGGAAGAAACGCCCGAAGAACTTATTAAGTTCGGATGCCGGATGATTCAGGAAGGGCAGGCAAATCCGGGATTCTTTAATGACGGCCCGGCGATAAAGATGTGCCTTGGCAAAGGCCGAGGAAGCAACCTGGAAGAAGCAAGGGACTGGACCATCGTCGGCTGTATTCAGCCGGGGCCCGGAGGCGGAGGAACAGACGGTTCACCGGATGCCGGATATGTGAACATGGGCAAGATGCTTGAATTTGTTCTGCATAACGGTGTTGACCCCGCTACAGGCAAGCTTATAGGAATTGAAACCGGAGATCCGAGAAAATTTAAGAATATAGAAGAGTTTAAGGATGCTCTCAAGAAACAGATCATCCATCATTATGATATGATCCGAATCGGATACAACCTAATGCAGAGCATTCACATGAACAGATACCCTGTCATTTTCGCATCGATGGTAACCAGAGGATGCGTTGAAAGCGGCAAATCCGTACAGCACGGCGGAGCAAAGTATTCAACAGCAGGCTTGTACGTTACAGGACCGGCGAACCTGGCAGATTCCATTGCAGCAGTAGAGAAGTGCGTATTCCAGGATAAAGATCTGACGATGGATGAACTGATCAGAGCGTGCGATAGCAATTTTGAAGGACAGGAAAGGCTTCGTCAGCTTCTGCTGAACAAGCCGGAGAAATATGGAAACAATTTAGAGCACGTGGACAGCATCTATAAGGAGATGATGGACTATATTGCAAATATTGTTCAGGAATGGAACGATGCCAGAGGTGGATACTATGCTTTCGGTATTGATTCCCAGACTATGAATATTCCGCATGGGGCCGTTACGGGAGCACTTCCTGACGGAAGACTGGCAGGAGAGCCATTTTGCGATGCGTCCTCACCGATGATGGGAAGAGACATGAATGGACCCACAGCGACAGTTAAATCCGTTGCCAGTATGGTAAACGAAGCATTACACGAAGGTGCGCTGTACAACCTGCGTTTTGATCCGAAAGGCGTTCAGGGAGAAGACGGCCTAAACATTATCGAGGGTGTCATCAAGACGTATTTTGAAGACGGCGGACAACATATACAAATAAATGTGGTAGATAATGAAACCCTTAAGAAGGCCCAGGAAAAGCCGGAAAATTACAAGGGCCTTATGGTTCGTGTAGCAGGTTACATGGCATACTTTACGGAACTGGATAAGAGTGCGCAGGATACCATTATCTACAGAACGGCACACTTATCACAGAATTAG
- a CDS encoding helix-turn-helix domain-containing protein, translating to MLFKKTTYLDSFPISITIARVTEYPFHYHQDVEFIYVLKGEIRLKNVCHHYLLKEGDIFTNSGHEIHGLTATDKENVVAIIEVSNRFFTQYFPTLGKACFMSYVNNDKYLKMDTLRKMLLHILLDYSRRSFNYESTCIDQMIEVIKYLNQYFNLFAFEDRVVVNFQKDDSVAVDRISRIINYVYEHHASKITLEDLAEREHLSTFYISHLIRDYMGINFQEFLCFARVEMSEIRLLETDRKISEIAKDVGFSTTSYYEKFFTKWFGHTPLEYRQLYTSHILSPARPVRLKTLSDNQAVSLIRRCMSAVRDQEKSSSVINRLHLTVDVNPEQTPIMNIHHVLEVVITHEDYRIMGERLFNMLYDLNPSRVLVAFRPEDSEATTALIANRLSFIGYEVSTVCDTSLCCTSSAGYDSIAAAVNIFQSCFTLEKALLHCRLRDQGEPSRMLKGTPSCITSCLIPKPSFYAYRLLRNIKGKLLYWGKYYYVIKNDWSERDSYTLVVINYNDGIQHLSMRNASVYEAKDIISSFKDELNVDFSVPVESGQYVIAKYALSNSNSIFAHMSHLGFSETVPLPEAWVHMLNTEPPSQVSVENVDDKLNISSAINGAGIHIIVVKKVGRTD from the coding sequence GTGTTATTTAAAAAAACAACATATCTCGATAGCTTTCCAATCAGCATAACCATTGCAAGGGTTACAGAATATCCTTTTCATTACCATCAGGATGTTGAATTTATCTATGTTCTCAAGGGTGAAATCCGTCTGAAAAACGTATGTCATCATTATTTGCTGAAAGAAGGGGATATTTTCACCAACAGCGGTCATGAAATCCACGGTTTGACCGCAACAGATAAAGAAAATGTTGTAGCCATCATAGAAGTCAGTAATCGCTTTTTCACACAGTATTTTCCAACCTTAGGCAAGGCCTGTTTCATGTCCTATGTAAACAATGATAAATATCTTAAGATGGATACGCTCCGGAAAATGCTTCTTCACATTCTTCTGGATTACTCCAGGAGAAGCTTTAATTATGAAAGCACCTGCATCGATCAGATGATCGAAGTCATAAAATACCTAAACCAGTACTTCAACTTGTTCGCTTTCGAGGATCGGGTCGTGGTGAATTTTCAAAAAGATGATTCCGTGGCCGTCGATCGGATCAGCCGAATCATAAATTATGTATACGAACATCACGCAAGCAAAATCACGCTGGAGGATCTTGCAGAAAGAGAGCACCTAAGTACCTTTTATATATCCCATCTTATCCGGGATTATATGGGCATAAACTTTCAGGAATTTCTCTGTTTTGCCAGAGTTGAAATGTCGGAAATACGCCTGTTGGAAACAGATCGCAAAATTAGCGAGATAGCAAAGGATGTAGGTTTTTCAACCACTTCCTACTATGAAAAATTCTTCACCAAGTGGTTTGGCCATACGCCGCTGGAATACCGTCAGCTTTATACGTCACACATTCTAAGCCCCGCAAGGCCTGTACGGCTCAAAACGCTTTCTGACAATCAGGCTGTCAGTCTCATTAGACGATGTATGTCTGCTGTAAGAGATCAGGAAAAAAGCTCCTCTGTTATAAACCGCCTTCATCTCACGGTTGACGTAAACCCTGAGCAGACGCCTATTATGAATATCCATCACGTCCTTGAAGTAGTTATAACCCATGAAGATTACCGCATAATGGGTGAACGGCTTTTTAATATGCTCTATGACCTCAACCCTTCCAGGGTTCTCGTCGCTTTCCGGCCGGAAGACAGCGAAGCAACCACAGCGCTGATTGCCAACCGTCTCAGTTTCATTGGATATGAGGTATCTACCGTATGCGACACCAGCTTATGCTGCACTTCTTCGGCAGGGTATGACTCCATAGCCGCAGCTGTCAATATATTTCAATCCTGCTTCACTTTAGAGAAAGCCCTCCTGCATTGCAGATTACGAGATCAAGGGGAACCTTCCAGAATGCTAAAAGGAACCCCTTCTTGCATCACGTCCTGCCTCATTCCTAAGCCTTCTTTTTACGCATACCGGCTGCTTCGAAATATAAAAGGAAAGCTTCTTTACTGGGGAAAATATTATTACGTGATAAAAAATGACTGGTCTGAAAGAGATTCGTATACTCTGGTGGTCATAAATTATAATGACGGCATACAGCATCTTTCCATGCGCAATGCCAGCGTCTACGAAGCAAAGGACATCATCAGTTCCTTTAAGGATGAGCTCAATGTAGATTTCAGTGTTCCGGTTGAGTCCGGTCAATATGTTATCGCAAAATACGCATTATCAAATTCCAATTCCATTTTCGCACATATGTCGCATCTGGGATTTTCTGAAACGGTTCCTCTGCCAGAAGCCTGGGTCCATATGCTGAATACAGAACCCCCTTCACAAGTGAGCGTGGAGAATGTTGATGATAAGCTTAATATAAGCTCTGCTATAAATGGGGCAGGAATTCATATTATTGTAGTTAAGAAAGTTGGCCGCACCGATTAG